The genomic interval AAATTTGGCCTAATgatagattatttttttaagcaaaTGCTAATCTATGCTTAATAATACATTTTAAGATATCAACAGTAGAAATTTtatcttataatttatatattcaactccttcgatatttaaaaattattctttgtcaacaaaaaaataatattgaaatcCTTGATAGATATCTTTTGAGGGAACATATTAGCAAAAACTTTTCAAAAGCCATTCAAAATCTGCCATTCCATTCAATGATGAACGTAGGTTTTTCAAGCATCAAACACTAGTCAGCATAATATGCTTTGGAATGCGCACACACTTAAACTAATGCTTGAAATACTCACTCTATAgcatataagaaaaaaaattaaaattatttggaGTGTGTTTGGATTCAcgattaaattcataatattttttgtaatgcAAATTGaacataattttataaagttataaattgtAGTTTTTATGTAAATATGAGTTTCAAACagattttaaatcttaaaaaatatatcaaattttattgattaatttgtttatttcatagaaagtattaaataatatagTTGTGAATACATACGCAATCAAGTCTATTTTTTACCCCcaataaagaccaaaatgttgGTTCTGCCTTTAAGCATAAAAACCATAAACTTGATTCGATTACAAAAGAAAAGAGTAATAATGTTAAGCAGAAAGTGTAAAAATAGATTAAAGCATGATCACATGTGCAGATTTAGGAATAAGGATTAGGATTGCTCCTTTCATCACGGGTGGAACAGCACAAGTTGTCACAACATGTTAAAAATGTCCTCTAGTACATCACCGCTTTTTTCTTGATTCCActtgtttatgaaaaaaatcaaataatcttCGACACAAAAACTTGCCCCCACCCTCCTTTTTTTCTGGCCTACCTTGTTTCAGACTCATCAACTTTGCCTTTGAATCCAAACAAAAACTTCACTCTGCCCATTGCGTCTGTGTGTGCCCCACCTATATATCCATGAAGCATTTTTTACGTAGTATTTTAGCTCTTCAAATTATATATTGGTTTTACATATTGAATAACATtgttattttagtatttaatttgacaagtttttatatttgtcGATCGTGATGTAGTATGAGGTTATCCAAGttaatatgtaaatattttattaattttgacaaaaattactaataaaatattttaatggaggaattaaattgatttatgttctttaatttaaaaaatcaatcttTACATTTCATGGAATAAAATGAAGCAAGTTTTAAAGTGaggttttttcttttaatattccaatttttttaaaaacttatcaatttattactttttgaaaattatatatcaaactatctcttttatttaaaaatcgtCATTTGCAAAAGCGACTTCCTTAAAAAAGTCTGAGTTTGCAATAacgatttatttaaaaaaaatttatttattttttttagacttTTATGTATCTTTGAAAAATCGTCATTCTCAAATGTCATTTGATGctatcaaagaaaaaaaaaacaaaataatctttaaGCAAATTGTCATTGTAAACTCAGATTTATTTGAGGAAGTCATATTTACAAAATACACCTTCTaactaagtaaaaaaaatgCAGTTTGATATATAACTTTCTAAAAGGAGTccattgatatttttataaaaaaattaggttttgaaaaaaaaaactctaaagtGAGGTTACTTTGACAAGTGATTTACTATAAGTTGATattgaaaattattcaaattattaataaaaataaatattatttccttattttaaagttgattgatatttagataataaagcaaatgataaagaaaaggcttaattgcagttttggtcctcctattttagctgaatcgcgaaagtagtcaatccattttgtttctccccagttttggttcccaaacagaattttagtccaaaatttgatgaaattttattttttaaagctgtactacaccatttgtggtcatatatttcaggtataattgttgcaaatgagatttgAGCCACTgtatgacttaaataaatgcaaaaaaagtgaaatttcatcaaattttggaccaaaattctgcttggaggaccaaaattggggagaaataaaatgggagactactttcgcgattcagttaaaatagggagatcaaaactacaattaagcctaaagAAAACGAATTCCTGAAAACAATCATGATTAGAGTAtggattattttataaatattggtGAGCAGTAAATTATATGTTATGTTAGTTGATCGAAAAAGTTACCTTGAAACGATGAATTTGTCCATGTAAAAGTATTTGGAAGTCAATGATTAAGAAAaacattgaataaaataaattcccATTTGCAGTATTGTGAGTTAGATTGATTGATTGCTGCAACCCGGTCCGTGAATATGACTCACGAGAAAGATGTATGAAAGTTGGAAGATTTGTTGAGCATATAAGGATCCTCACTCCTCCAATTATTTTGAGAAGCACAACACACTATGGCTAACTATGCTATACCCTATGTGTTGATACTTCTCTTGAACTTGAGTACTATACTCAATGTCCTTGCTTGTCCTTATTGTCCATACCCTTCTCCTAAACCCCCAAAACACCATCCTCCTATTGTTAAGCCACCACCAGTTCACAAACCTCCTAAACCAACACCTTGTCCTCCCCCATCATCATCACCTAAACCACCTCATGTTCCAAAACCACCCATTGTGAAACCACCAATCGTGAAACCACCGATCGTGAAACCACCGATCGTGAAACCACCGATCGTGAAACCACCGATCGTGAAACCACCGGTCGTGAAACCACCGGTCGTGAAACCACCGGTCGTGAAACCACCGGTCGTGAAACCACCGGTCGTGAAACCACCGGTCGTGAAACCACCAATTGTGAAACCACCAATTGTGAAACCACCCATTGTGAAACCACCCATTGTGAAACCACCCATTGTGAAACCACCGATCGTGAAACCACCTATTGTGAAACCACCCATTGTGAAACCACCCATTGTGAAACCACCTATTGTGAAACCACCCATTGTGAAACCACCCATTGTAAAACCACCAATTGTGAAACCACCCATTGTAAAACCACCAATTGTGAAACCACCCATTGTAAAACCACCAATTGTGAAACCACCCATCGTGAAACCACCAATTGTGAACCCACCGATTGTGAAACCACCACCACATGTTCCACTACCTCCAACTGTACCACCAACACCAACACCACCAGTGATAACTCCACCAACACCAACACCACCTATTGTGACACCACCAACACCAACACCACCAGTGATTACACCACCAACACCACCAGTGGTTACTCCACCAACACCAACACCACCAGTGGTAACTCCACCAATACCAACACCACCAGTGGCAACTCCACCAACACCAACACCACCAGTGGTTACTCCACCAACACCAACACCTGTACCATGTCCGCCACCAGCACCAGCACCAGCACCACCACCAGAACAACAAAGTTGTCCAATAGATGTATTGAAGTTGGGTGCATGTGTTGATGTGCTTGGTGGTCTAATACATATTGGAATAGGTGGTAGTAGTGCTAAACAAACATGTTGTCCATTGCTTCAAGGACTTGTGGATTTGGATGCTGCTCTTTGTCTATGCACTTCCATTAAACTTAAGCTTCTTAATATCAACCTTGTTATCCCCATTGCTCTTCAGCTTCTCATTGACTGTGGCAAAAATCCACCTGAAGGATTTAAGTGTGCATCCtaattatcatatatatttatctttttgagGTAATTCATTTATTCCACTTTATATACTTTTCTATTCAAATCCTACCCAGCTTCTAATTTCATTCAAACTTGGAAATCTTTCTAAGCTCATTATATCATCAAACTCCACTTCTAAAATACAATGTAGTTCATCATTACAATTTGCCTAAAATATAAGAACATGCATCacatttcatttattatttctcCATCTTACATTTACGTGTAAAATGCTCACATGCATCAATAAAAGTTAGTTCAGCTGGTAAGGTCGTAGGTTCAACTCCTTTAGAACATAAGCgatctaaattttatttatacgtGATTATTTATCGTCTAATGTTTACAGGAATTGCATGAATTAATTAAAGCTTGCTTGGAATAAGGTTAACAAGATGAAAGAGATGTAGTCTCGTTCAAGTTGTTGGATACCAGAAATTAAGGCGAAGAACATAGTAGTATAATAGTAGTATTAGTAGATGGTGATGGGGaagaatataaaattttctGATCTTCACCAAGTTAGTAGTCATGGTCATGCATTAATTATGAcataccttttttatttttaatttaaaattatattttgtttttgtctcTTTGTTTCATTGCGTGTGTGGCGCTGTGTGCATGTCAGCGTTTGTAACTTCACCCGTGAGTACCTTGGCGTTcatatttagtatatttttcttcatcttATATCTTATGTTACACGTTTCTTTTAGTAATTTCCACTTCATTTTATGATCTTATAATCTCTTATTCGTACACTCAATTATTCACTTCAAATCTCAATGTTACTATTTCATATACGAAGATTGAGTGTGATGGGTGTATTTGTTTGGTTAGcatattttacttttagtttTGAGACATGTGTACGTACATGTTCTTTTTAATCTTCTAAAGGAGATCATAAAACTTGGCATATACTAGTGCACAGCgcgtatattatttttattcaacaaATAACATACGACTATTATTCATTGTGgatattcataaatataaataatagtcgtatatcatttttattgaaCAAGTAACATACGACTATTTACTACTATTATTCATGTTTGTGAATATCTATTATCATTcctaaatataaatctaaaaataGGGTGATGtattagtaaaataatatattttaactgtATCTCAAGATAAAACTGTTTTAACTGTAGtgcatattaatttttcaaattcatatataatatgATAAGCAGAAATTCTAATTGATCCTTCAAGCATTCGTGTGTATATCTAAATCATTTCTAAATGTGTCTAActactttataaaataattattttgtctttaatattttatccTTCCATTCCATAGGCATAAACTATTGTTTATATAAAGTGTAAGGAATAACTGACACGACACATTAACTAAACAAGGATATATAATGTCAATTGCCACGTAAATTACTTACTCCactactataaaaaaataattaatgactaaaattataattgaaaaaataatatttattcttaatttctatttttctaaatttaacgAATGAATTACTGATCAAGAGATATCATttacactttttttaaaaaattctctcACTAATCAATTTTCTAATTGCACGATATTCAAATATAAGTTGAAATATATTCTTGCTAGGTGCACACTTTGTGCTTAGTCAGTCTTTGATATATTCTTTTGGTTTTTCTCAAAACAAAAAGTTCATGTATATTCTGTCAAAGAAACGGTTAAGATTGCCTAAATGACGAATGTTTAGTCTTTGAATCACACAAAGGATAAATTTGTGAATGAGTTTAATTACTATGTATTTAcagtgtaaatatttttgtgtcgtcgatttatcataattattcaTAGTTGTGATTTTTGATATActtattataaaagttaaatatttttattgattcgaTGATTGAAATTATGTAAACTTTGACACTTTAACATGtgtgtataaattaaattatttgaattagGGATTGGCATATTGAGACATTAatatgtgcatttgaaattttgaatattctgtTAGTCAAAATAAGAGACACACGCAT from Cicer arietinum cultivar CDC Frontier isolate Library 1 chromosome 5, Cicar.CDCFrontier_v2.0, whole genome shotgun sequence carries:
- the LOC101492998 gene encoding uncharacterized protein, translating into MANYAIPYVLILLLNLSTILNVLACPYCPYPSPKPPKHHPPIVKPPPVHKPPKPTPCPPPSSSPKPPHVPKPPIVKPPIVKPPIVKPPIVKPPIVKPPIVKPPVVKPPVVKPPVVKPPVVKPPVVKPPVVKPPIVKPPIVKPPIVKPPIVKPPIVKPPIVKPPIVKPPIVKPPIVKPPIVKPPIVKPPIVKPPIVKPPIVKPPIVKPPIVKPPIVKPPIVKPPIVNPPIVKPPPHVPLPPTVPPTPTPPVITPPTPTPPIVTPPTPTPPVITPPTPPVVTPPTPTPPVVTPPIPTPPVATPPTPTPPVVTPPTPTPVPCPPPAPAPAPPPEQQSCPIDVLKLGACVDVLGGLIHIGIGGSSAKQTCCPLLQGLVDLDAALCLCTSIKLKLLNINLVIPIALQLLIDCGKNPPEGFKCAS